CGTATTATTTTCTTTCACCCCTTGACAAATACTTAGTATCAGGCTGTATAATTACACAATCTATTTTACAAACAAGGAGGATTCTATGAAATCGTATAACGCAAATCGTAGAGACTTTTTAAAGAATCTAGTACAATTCGCAGGAGTAGCGACACTCGGGGCTTATATGCCTTATCCACTTTTCGCACAAGATTTGAAGCAAATTTCCAAAAAAGGAGCAAAAATGCAAACTCTCACCCTCAATAATGGCGTTAAAATGCCCATTCTTGGGCTTGGCACTTATTCGCTTACGGGTAAAGCAGGGCAAAAGGCGATGAGCGAAGCCATAGAGGTAGGTTATCGGCTCTTTGATAGCGCACAGATGTATAATAATGAAGCCGAGCTTGGAGCAGCTATAAATGCGGCAGTAAAAGGCGGAATCAAACGTGAGGAGTTTTTTATCCAAACTAAGCTTTTAGAATCAAGTAGCGAGGATTTAGCAAAAAAATCCATTGAAAAATCCTTAAAAACTTTAGGGCTTGATTATATTGATTCTTTGCTTATCCATATGCCATACTCGCAATCTAAGGCGATGTATAGAGCAATGGAGAGCTTTTATAAGCAAGGTATTTTAAAGAGCATTGGCATTTCAAACTTTGGTGCGAAGGCGTATAGCGAG
This portion of the Helicobacter ganmani genome encodes:
- a CDS encoding aldo/keto reductase; the protein is MKSYNANRRDFLKNLVQFAGVATLGAYMPYPLFAQDLKQISKKGAKMQTLTLNNGVKMPILGLGTYSLTGKAGQKAMSEAIEVGYRLFDSAQMYNNEAELGAAINAAVKGGIKREEFFIQTKLLESSSEDLAKKSIEKSLKTLGLDYIDSLLIHMPYSQSKAMYRAMESFYKQGILKSIGISNFGAKAYSEFVKSCEVIPAINQCETHLLLQQKPLREAMKSKKTLLQSWSPFIAGKGSILENPTLKSIAQKYNKTPAQVVLRFLIEQGISVIPKTSKRARMQENLNVFDFSLSAQDMQILKGFDTNKSAFSWTNY